In a single window of the Plasmodium cynomolgi strain B DNA, chromosome 6, whole genome shotgun sequence genome:
- a CDS encoding phist protein (Pf-fam-b;~putative) has protein sequence DERSGRGRGMEPRSLSENMSPIFTSSYESRFADVDDILQEDDFSSGEEADSCVANCEESPSYDPIESESCMGDSCFQDEFSTDEVSTGDCSDDDRSSTWSVSSAGSYGKRISDIVGDITDDFEGDIRDDLTGDIRPDLVEDIRDDLVEDIRDDLVGGIRDDLVGGIRDDLVEDIRDDLVEDIRDDFSGDIRPDLVEDIRPDLVGDITDDFAGDIRDDFSEDIRPDLVGDITDDFDGVITDDFSGDIRPDLVEDISPDLVEDIRPDLVGDISPGLVGDIRDDFTGHIGDDSLDNPLGDPLDNPLVDPLVDPLVNPMVNSLVDPMVNPMVDPMVNPMVNPMVNPFVNPLGTPFGNGMNVPTEDTVEDTVMGSLSDDIEKMVDDASDDTLEYSVEEALDDHLDDDDMEEAVDDSLDDGVEDAVEDALDGTAEDDLGDHVEDNMVSPDEDFMQDDSLDLMDDPSDELLIDLKFSDPGDFDGSMNREYDQVNVNVTQTSVNWDSMGNSFHPYNNTCSYGCRNSDLSQQISEEELDERIYNLGSIVDVRDMYIIWNYVNDNEKKKFYSMRTMLLTYCDCLADACETPREIKKQEWLKVHRFMNRVFLRYEKRFTKYIHSFLKYGRTDRWRFIDFLNKYKAKCNKFRIVMYNYCKSNIFTRLDTYQRFLVDVN, from the coding sequence GATGAACGCTCGGGCAGAGGAAGAGGCATGGAGCCCAGGAGCCTCTCCGAGAATATGTCTCCGATATTTACGTCCTCATATGAAAGCAGGTTTGCTGATGTGGACGATATACTCCAGGAAGATGATTTTAGCTCAGGTGAGGAAGCCGATAGTTGTGTTGCAAATTGTGAGGAGAGTCCCAGCTACGATCCTATAGAGAGCGAGTCCTGTATGGGAGATAGCTGTTTCCAAGACGAGTTCTCCACCGATGAGGTTTCCACAGGCGACTGCTCCGATGATGATAGGTCCAGCACCTGGAGCGTCTCATCCGCGGGCAGCTACGGCAAAAGGATTAGCGACATTGTGGGGGATATAACAGATGATTTTGAGGGGGATATAAGAGATGATCTTACGGGGGATATAAGACCAGATCTTGTGGAGGATATAAGAGATGATCTTGTGGAGGATATAAGAGATGATCTTGTGGGGGGTATAAGAGATGATCTTGTGGGGGGTATAAGAGATGATCTTGTGGAGGATATAAGAGATGATCTTGTGGAGGATATAAGAGATGATTTTTCGGGGGATATAAGACCTGATCTTGTGGAGGATATAAGACCTGATCTTGTGGGGGATATAACAGACGATTTTGCTGGGGATATAAGAGATGATTTTTCAGAGGATATAAGACCTGATCTTGTGGGGGATATAACAGATGATTTTGATGGGGTTATAACAGATGATTTTTCGGGGGATATAAGACCTGATCTTGTGGAGGATATAAGTCCTGATCTTGTGGAGGATATAAGACCTGACCTTGTGGGGGATATAAGTCCTGGTCTTGTGGGGGATATTAGAGATGATTTTACGGGTCATATTGGAGACGATTCGTTGGACAATCCGTTGGGAGATCCGTTGGACAATCCGTTGGTAGATCCGCTGGTAGATCCGTTGGTAAATCCGATGGTAAATTCGTTGGTAGATCCGATGGTAAATCCGATGGTAGATCCGATGGTAAATCCGATGGTAAATCCGATGGTAAATCCATTTGTCAATCCGTTGGGAACCCCGTTTGGAAATGGTATGAATGTCCCAACTGAAGACACTGTGGAAGACACAGTGATGGGAAGTCTAAGTGACgacattgaaaaaatggtggACGATGCTTCAGACGATACGTTAGAGTATTCTGTGGAGGAGGCTTTGGATGATCATTTAGACGATGATGATATGGAAGAAGCTGTAGATGACTCCTTAGATGATGGGGTGGAAGATGCAGTAGAGGACGCATTAGACGGAACTGCAGAGGATGATTTGGGGGACCATGTAGAAGATAATATGGTAAGCCCAGATGAAGACTTCATGCAAGATGATTCTCTCGATCTTATGGATGATCCATCGGACGAATTATTAATcgatttaaaattttcagatCCAGGTGATTTTGATGGAAGTATGAATCGAGAATATGACCAGGTCAATGTGAACGTTACTCAGACTTCAGTAAATTGGGATTCTATGGGAAACAGTTTTCACCCTTATAATAATACCTGCTCTTATGGTTGTAGGAACTCAGATCTATCTCAACAAATATCTGAAGAAGAGCTAGATGAGAGGATCTACAATTTGGGTTCTATTGTAGATGTAAGGGATATGTACATCATATGGAATTATGTAAATGataatgagaagaaaaagttttataGCATGAGGACCATGTTGCTGACCTACTGTGATTGCCTAGCTGATGCCTGTGAAACCCCTcgtgaaattaaaaaacaagaaTGGTTAAAAGTCCATCGATTTATGAATAGAGTATTTTTACGATACGAAAAGAGATTCACGAAATATATTCACTCCTTTTTGAAATATGGAAGGACCGACCGATGGAGATTTATCgactttttaaataaatacaaagcCAAGTGCAACAAGTTCAGGATCGTCATGTATAACTACTGTAAGAGCAACATATTCACCAGGCTGGACACGTACCAACGCTTTTTGGTCGACGTGAATTGA
- a CDS encoding phist protein (Pf-fam-b;~putative), protein MTQSRRRRKGAICCATRTEGVAKESKNIIRTLFLRHFKVVLIVLILSDILFKIKKTIMKKKKMIPENEVIDEKNKIMKKKKKKIKTIKQAKKIKDLFYAKNGHVNNENIVIVKTRMGETKPTVEKKTIVIKDIDTWENLEEGELLIKIKSLNGLINSSQMFSIWSSVHIIMRKKYFHREEKIWSFCEKIAKAYQVSKESKMNIWYKVYYNMKEEIMKTEREEFNKIYPFIDSGECEHDVFIKFLLDELDVWKKKMKVIENKWAHLLFLNLKFERKRSMILLKSL, encoded by the exons ATGACGCAGtcgagaaggagaagaaagggAGCAATTTGTTGTGCAACTCGTACGGAGGGAGTAGCAAAGGAgagtaaaaatatcataagGACGTTATTTTTGAGACATTTCAAGGTTGTGCTCattgtttt GATACTGTCggatattttattcaaaattaagaagaccataatgaagaagaaaaaaatgattcctGAAAATGAGGTCATCgatgagaaaaacaaaataatgaagaagaaaaagaagaaaataaaaacaatcaaacaagcaaaaaaaataaaagatttattttatgcaaaaaatggacacgTTAATAATGAGAACATTGTTATTGTGAAGACTAGAATGGGAGAAACAAAACCaacagtggaaaaaaaaacaatagtCATAAAAGACATAGACACATGGGAGAACCTAGAGGAAGGAGAGTtacttataaaaataaaaagtctGAATGGTCTTATCAATTCTAGCCAAATGTTCAGCATATGGAGTAGTGTGCACATCATCATGAGGAAAAAGTATTTTcacagagaagaaaaaatatggagtttttgcgaaaaaattgccaaggCTTACCAGGTCTCGAAAGAGTCTAAGATGAATATATGGTACAAGGTATACTACAacatgaaggaagaaataatgaAAACTGAAAGAGAagaatttaacaaaatttacccTTTTATTGATAGTGGGGAGTGTGAACATgatgtttttattaaatttttacttgaTGAATTGGATgtgtggaagaaaaaaatgaaggttATTGAGAACAAGTGGGCACACTTgctgtttttaaatttgaagttCGAGAGGAAGAGAAGCATGATTCTCCTAAAAAGCTTATGA
- a CDS encoding phist protein (Pf-fam-b;~putative) — protein sequence MERPVLSLFREGRRRRSETKLMSGEGCRRVIRLGRILGGFYGMPGMEYFNSKYEQFENEPEWEECSYIGRGRDEMDHHFDQMRIREEWLRRGKYRPRNSYDTCPYGCTDADLLKELSEAEVNERLAKLGDKVSVKEMFILWSNVHRHERKKYTDMQERAKIFCDHLGENFHIPEEVRIRAWMKVYRCMTSVFLRFEKRHRKHFLMFLRRGPSTRTGFLNYIHRTRRVWKTRRMKISNYWRSKMVGFFRWYWDRRGRRAPGGGVREYGRVGAGEYDRVGAVGYDRVGAVGYDRVGAGEYGRVGAVGYDRVGAGGYDSRGITEQDRRYVSSHDSRYAGRYDSRNDGLNDRRDSSMYGSVDGSLYGSRDSVMCESRDGGADEGRNDGLGESRNGNLYGSTNEGLDESGSGGLYGSTNEGLDESRSEGLYESMNEGLDESRSEGLYDSRSEGLYDSMNEGLDESRSEGLNKRMNGGMEKPRGEDNA from the exons ATGGAAAGACCCGTTTTGTCGCTTTTCCgggaagggagaagaaggcgcTCAGAG ACAAAACTGATGAGCGGAGAAGGCTGTAGAAGGGTAATAAGATTGGGAAGGATTCTTGGTGGGTTCTATGGAATGCCGGGAATGGAGTATTTCAACTCAAAGTACGAACAATTCGAAAACGAACCAGAGTGGGAGGAGTGTAGCTACATAGGTAGAGGAAGGGACGAGATGGATCATCATTTTGATCAAATGAGGATAAGGGAAGAGTGGCTACGCAGAGGGAAATATAGACCTAGAAATTCGTATGATACATGCCCTTATGGTTGCACAGATGCTGACTTGCTAAAGGAGCTATCCGAAGCGGAGGTCAATGAGAGACTTGCAAAGCTAGGCGATAAAGTTAGTGTTAAGGAGATGTTTATTCTGTGGAGTAATGTGCATAGGCatgaaaggaagaagtacaCGGATATGCAGGAAAGAGCAAAAATTTTCTGCGATCATTTaggtgaaaattttcatatccCAGAAGAGGTTAGGATTAGAGCTTGGATGAAGGTATATAGATGTATGACTTCTGTTTTTCTTCGCTTTGAGAAGAGGCACcgtaaacattttttaatgtttctGAGACGTGGTCCATCTACTAGGACTGGATTCCTTAACTATATACATCGAACCCGGAGAGTGTGGAAGACGCGCAGGATGAAAATAAGCAACTACTGGCGCAGCAAGATGGTTGGTTTTTTTAGGTGGTACTGGGACAGGCGCGGTAGGAGGGCTCCTGGCGGGGGTGTCAGGGAGTATGGCAGAGTGGGTGCTGGGGAGTATGACAGAGTGGGTGCTGTGGGGTATGACAGAGTGGGTGCTGTGGGGTATGACAGAGTGGGTGCTGGGGAGTATGGCAGAGTGGGTGCTGTGGGGTATGACAGAGTGGGTGCTGGGGGGTATGATAGTAGGGGTATCACGGAACAAGACAGAAGGTATGTGAGTAGCCACGACAGCAGGTATGCAGGCCGGTACGACAGCAGGAATGACGGATTGAACGATAGAAGGGACAGCAGCATGTATGGTAGTGTAGATGGCAGTTTGTACGGAAGTAGGGATAGCGTCATGTGCGAGAGTAGGGATGGAGGGGCGGACGAGGGAAGAAATGATGGTTTAGGCGAAAGTAGAAATGGTAACTTGTATGGTAGTACGAATGAGGGCCTTGATGAGAGTGGAAGTGGGGGCTTGTATGGTAGTACGAATGAGGGCCTTGATGAGAGTAGAAGTGAGGGCTTGTATGAGAGTATGAATGAGGGCCTTGATGAGAGTAGAAGTGAGGGCTTGTATGACAGTAGAAGTGAGGGCTTATATGACAGTATGAATGAGGGCCTTGATGAGAGTAGAAGTGAAGGCTTGAACAAACGCATGAACGGAGGGATGGAAAAACCACGCGGTGAAGACAACGCGTAG